The nucleotide sequence ACAATCGCTGAATGGCTTATTACGAATTGTCAAAGAATCGATTAGTGTGTGACAGCAGAAGGAAATCATTTCGGCCAGCAGTTAGTTAAGATCactaaatttttagtaataaagaaaaatgttccaaaacagCGCTGCTCGTCTTTTGATTCCAGCCATCCGCAACGGATTGCAAACCCGCTGCCAATCTGCCGTTGCTGGACCCCCTgttaataaggttcctaaagcTGTAAGTATAactgattttttgcaacctcaggtTACGTAAACACCACATCTCGACCCTCGTAACATGCTAATATTCTAATAATTGTTGCTTCTTTTTCAGGAACTAATCATCTTAGGTGGTGGTATGTGCGCATCTATGCTCGTTGTGCCAGCTTGGGTATTGCTCCATATGAAGGACTACAGAGGTGGACACTAAAATGACCGACTGGTGGAACAATTGCTTTcaataatgaaattatttagaATATTTGCAAAGTTGTAAAGTGAAAATACCACAGTTTAAATATATTaccttaaataaatattgaattaaatttttcaatagccAATAAAACGAAATTTGTCTTCAAACCAATAAAATTTTGTAGGCTCATATTGGACCGCTGTAGCCAGACGATTAGTATGTTGTTACCACCCGATAATGTCTGGGTTCGAAACCACGGGCATGAAACGCCAAAAGATTTTCCCCACGACAGTCAGTTCAACAtaatcggaacgacccggatttatttattacggccaaggactgtcacttcagcagcattcccggtataggtatggagaatgtttatggTGCTACAAAAAGAACACGTGTATACTTTCGCCAtaaaagcttataaaaaaatatctgtcgtacGAAGGTAAATTAAAACTCTAGGTACTTCCACTTGtaggaaaaaatcaaatatgagAAGATCGGTTAACCACCAATAACGGTTGAAAGCGCCAAGTACATGTAAAGGGTCTTtgaaaagtgacgcctagatgtcagcagTGAATACTTCCtggacggtaccttttttataccaaaaatttcGAGAAACTGGTTCTTTGGACCAGCAAACCAAAAGTTGAACGTTTTGTTGAGAATATGGTTTTGCGCTGTAGCGCAATGTTGCTAAATCACTTACACACAATATCGATATCTCaatgttctcaacaattaggaattcttgaatcgactgtttggcggaatTTAATTGTAAACgtgcttatggtggacatttaaatgatgtaatttttcacatataattgttataaattaattattttgaataaaaatagtgaaacttggaagaatctaaatttgtacaagttttattttaaaacaacaattagacgcgtcttttgaaataccctttttataatttcaatacaTCAATGTGATTTCTATACTTCTGGCAGCACCCCCTGTTATTgcattgtttgttatttttagaTATAATCGTAggcaatttattttaaagcaaatttaatataaaataattcatttggGTAAGCCTACACATTTATGTGTTAATATAGCTTAGTTATTGATACggcatcaatttaaaaattaattttcagaaaTCCATTTCATTGGGGTTTATCCCCGTCATCGCTTTTCTTATCCTTTTCCTTCTCTTTTTCTTTACTGAGCGAACCCACAGCGTCTCGAACGGCTTCCGATTGTGGATCAACTCCGGGCAAATTTTCGAGCACACTCTACAAATATTTCAGGTTTACAAATACAAgtttttagcatattttttatgaaatgacATATATACCTGGAGAAATGCTGGATCACCAATTACTTCAGAATAATCATCATCAACATCCATCGGTTGGTTTTCCTCAGTTTTAGGACGCTTAGCTTGTTGAGTCACAGTCTCATCGGCTATaggaatgaaaaatacaaaaagtatacattaaattttatatccCAAAGTAGTTGAATGAGTTTAACAAACCCGCATCCTGCATTGACATTTGCATGGCAAAAGCAATTTGCTCTTCTTCAGTCATATTAGCGAAATCGGGCAAGTTGTCTTccggctttttttgttttcaaaataaaattaatatttaaatggtGTTTGATGTTTACTTATACATTACCGTTTCTGTGGATAATGCCAGTGCACGCTGCAACATAGCTTCTTCCGAATTGGGCTCCTCAATAACAGCACCAACAGTGCCTGCGCTTGTTTTCTCCCCACCTGTGCTGGTGCTGCCAGCAGTTACTTCTGTGCCACTAGCAGCATTTGATTCGGAAAGTGCGCGACGTTGCTCTTCTTCTTGACGTTGACGTTGCTCTTCCATAGAAACACGTAAAGCAAGTGCCAATTCCGGGTCCTCGTTGGGATCAACCCCAAATTCGAAACCTGCACCACTTAACCCTGCACCTCCCATACCATCTTCCCCTTGTATTATAGGTGATGATAATAGTGCATCGGATAATCCCGATCCACGTGGTACACTAACTAAATGGGAGCCTGTGCCATCTTTTCCATTTAGAGCATTCACGAACGCAGTTAGAATTTCATTGTTGTTTCCATGATCGCCAAAGCTAACGATGTCaacatttactttttctttttttaaacgcTTGGCTTGTTTGACCAATTCGCCTTCTTCATTATTTATCGGTGAACCGACAAATACAACAATGCGCATTTTATGGTTTTTTCCTTGACGATGTTTGAGGACCAACTATAATTTGTAACATAAATAGTATTGCATTTTTCAGTTTAAaactcacaaaataaaaatcttacatGCGCAATACGGATACCAGTCAGTAAATTTATTTCGCCTTTTGGTTGTATTAAATGCATCTTTGAGAAAATACGCCCTACATCACTTGTTAGAGTAGCAAGAACTTCAACAGTgctaaagaagaaaaattaaattatattgtttttggtATGTACACACATTTAGTTTACTTACTTGGATATTGTCATAAGTCCCACATTATTCTCGGGATTAGAGCGAACTTTTGTGAGGCAAACCAGGTTGATGCCATCCTTTTGTACGTTCAAACGGGTAGGAAAGTAATCACCATTTCTCTGGTAATCACTATTGTCAAAACTATCGAATAAAATAAGGTAATTTTGAATTAGCACTATACACATATGCGGCGCACACAAAAAGCACCATTATCATTTACATTGCTATGATAAACTATTTATTCTGATAAATATTACTTCACTGTAATAACACATTGCAATTAAACttcaaactataaaaaaatattattaatatattgtaaaaattaataaatttacttaCCATATCATAGTACTTTCCAAAaccatttttaacaattttgcttgtCACTTTTCCACTGAACTGCAATTGAGAGTCATCCAGCTGACATTTAGTAAAGTGTATGTTCAATTAGTGCCAATAAATAGACTATGACATACAGAGCGTACATATGGGTGTGTTCGTCGTCCTCAATAATTACAgtaattttgcgatatgttacTTCTTTGATGGCCTGTTGCTGATATTTAGCTTATTAGCTGCctaaatattgcagaagttattTTCGCGCCGAACGTGATGTTTAAGAATATGAACCAATATCCTCGTTTTATCTAAACTTAATTTTACGCTAAAACATTAAATCAACAATATTAAACTTCAAAGTACTATTCATTACATCCAATTTTACTCcgcattgaaaaatgttatacTGCGCTTGATTAGTTAGTGATGATCATCAGTTTAGTTTTTTCAAAGtggtattcattaaaaataaacgtaCTTTTCCTCATCCATTTTTACTTCGCATTGAAAAGTGTTATACTGTGCTTGATTAGCTAGATGACCAGATTGTCAACATTTTACTGATAGAACGATAGAACGCATTATTACGGGCACAGTTAACCAGTACGTTGTACTCGCGGTCTTGATTATTTGAAAGTATTATTTGATTTATATAACGGAGAGGAAAGAAGAACGATGAGATTTTGTGTGAGTCACTTTTGTAAAGAAGCGAAAAGCACAGTcttgaaaactaaaattttcaaaggtGCTCCTAATTTGAACGCCATAAAAAAGTACCATTTGGCTTTCAAACATGCACAATGACAGATCATTGCTTCACAAATATTGGCAATATATGACTTAAAGTATTTCATGGCATGAATTatcgaaattatttaatttgctgTCTCAATTGGCAATTTCATTGAAAGTTATCACAAATTTTACGTCGAAATTACTAGCTAGTTCTTTTCATGCACGCGATAAGTAGTAACAATCCTTACATACGCAAAAACTTGGGCAAGCGGACGGTATAACTTACAAGTTCTTACTGGATAAATTTTCCCTGTTCACAAGCATACATCCACacaacatacaaataaaaaaaagtgcagcTATGCTCAGGTCGTAGTATACTTTACAATTTCAAtctttgtttaacttttttgagTTCTTCTTGCAAGTTCTTactggtttttcttttttcattcattttgtatattttcttctctGACAAATTTTGAATTCCCGCAAAATTAGCTGCTGGCAAGTAAGGTATTGGAAAATTATAACTAGAAAAGAACGTGCTCGTAACTATTGACTCTATAATGTGAGTACGgtgcttcaaaaatatttttagctgtCTTCCATTTTGCTTTTTAACGGTTAATTTGAATCGAAAACCGTTTTTCAAGCagcatttattggaaaaatacttattgtacaatttttttttattctaaaatagtTCTGGTAAACTTTAGTtccgaattttttaattttttaatattcattatttttattatattatttctgcAAGATATCGATAgactaaaacaaataaataaatgaacaaaGCTGTTCATATTTCTCACGTTCCCTAGTTTAATTTCCCGATTTGCGTGTAGGTTTGATAATATGGACGTTACAAGGCGTCTGTCAAAGCTGATTCATTTTTGACTACCACTTAAACCGTGCGTGTGGCACTTAAATAATTGATTTCTAGAAAATGCAGTAAAGACCATCCTTTACACTTGTGcatagtttcaatattttcgattactatatttttatgaccAGAATCGCAACCAATTACCGTCCGCTTTTTTACAAAAGATAGATAATTACAAATACTTACAtctattaaaagtttatttttggaCTAGTATGCATAAATATACTGTAAGAAATTTGCTTTTACATGAATGGTGCATGAATGAGCTCTCAGAcagtttgcttttaaattttccacactTTCATACTTTGGCATATGCACTAATGCTTTCAAGTGTTTTCTTAGCTA is from Anastrepha ludens isolate Willacy chromosome 4, idAnaLude1.1, whole genome shotgun sequence and encodes:
- the LOC128860498 gene encoding uncharacterized protein LOC128860498; protein product: MFQNSAARLLIPAIRNGLQTRCQSAVAGPPVNKVPKAELIILGGGMCASMLVVPAWVLLHMKDYRGGH
- the LOC128860496 gene encoding 26S proteasome non-ATPase regulatory subunit 4 → MVLESTMICFDNSDYQRNGDYFPTRLNVQKDGINLVCLTKVRSNPENNVGLMTISNTVEVLATLTSDVGRIFSKMHLIQPKGEINLLTGIRIAHLVLKHRQGKNHKMRIVVFVGSPINNEEGELVKQAKRLKKEKVNVDIVSFGDHGNNNEILTAFVNALNGKDGTGSHLVSVPRGSGLSDALLSSPIIQGEDGMGGAGLSGAGFEFGVDPNEDPELALALRVSMEEQRQRQEEEQRRALSESNAASGTEVTAGSTSTGGEKTSAGTVGAVIEEPNSEEAMLQRALALSTETPEDNLPDFANMTEEEQIAFAMQMSMQDAADETVTQQAKRPKTEENQPMDVDDDYSEVIGDPAFLQSVLENLPGVDPQSEAVRDAVGSLSKEKEKEKDKKSDDGDKPQ